From Halichoerus grypus chromosome 6, mHalGry1.hap1.1, whole genome shotgun sequence, one genomic window encodes:
- the LOC118527529 gene encoding ATP-dependent DNA helicase Q1-like isoform X2, with product MLGKAVNGILPLLLGIKEHVKWVHAEMVNKNSKLKLIYVTPEKITKSKMFMSRLEKAYEARRFTRIAVDEVRCCSHWGHDFRPDYKALGVLKRQFPNTALIGLTATATSHVLKDAQKILCVDKCFTFTVSFNRPNLYYKEYIASLRLQASYS from the exons ATGCTGGGAAAAGCAGTGAATGggattcttcccctgctgcttgGAATAAag GAGCATGTGAAATGGGTTCATGctgaaatggtaaataaaaactCCAAGCTAAAGCTAATTTACGTGACCCCAGAGAAAATcacaaaaagcaaaatgttcATGTCGAGACTAGAGAAAGCCTATGAAGCCAGGAGATTTACCCGGATTGCTGTGGATGAAGTTCGTTGCTGTAGCCACTGGGGACATGATTTCAGACCTG attacAAGGCACTTGGTGTCTTGAAGCGGCAGTTCCCTAACACCGCACTAATAGGGCTGACTGCAACCGCGACAAGCCATGTTCTGAAGGATGCCCAGAAAATACTGTGTGTGGACAAGTGTTTTACTTTCACGGTTTCTTTTAATCGGCCGAATCTTTATTATAAG GAATATATTGCTTCTCTTAGACTCCAAGCAAGTTACAGTTAG
- the LOC118527529 gene encoding ATP-dependent DNA helicase Q1-like isoform X1 produces MLGKAVNGILPLLLGIKEHVKWVHAEMVNKNSKLKLIYVTPEKITKSKMFMSRLEKAYEARRFTRIAVDEVRCCSHWGHDFRPDYKALGVLKRQFPNTALIGLTATATSHVLKDAQKILCVDKCFTFTVSFNRPNLYYKIRQKPSNTEVFIEGIVKVINGRYKGQ; encoded by the exons ATGCTGGGAAAAGCAGTGAATGggattcttcccctgctgcttgGAATAAag GAGCATGTGAAATGGGTTCATGctgaaatggtaaataaaaactCCAAGCTAAAGCTAATTTACGTGACCCCAGAGAAAATcacaaaaagcaaaatgttcATGTCGAGACTAGAGAAAGCCTATGAAGCCAGGAGATTTACCCGGATTGCTGTGGATGAAGTTCGTTGCTGTAGCCACTGGGGACATGATTTCAGACCTG attacAAGGCACTTGGTGTCTTGAAGCGGCAGTTCCCTAACACCGCACTAATAGGGCTGACTGCAACCGCGACAAGCCATGTTCTGAAGGATGCCCAGAAAATACTGTGTGTGGACAAGTGTTTTACTTTCACGGTTTCTTTTAATCGGCCGAATCTTTATTATAAG ATTCGGCAGAAGCCCTCCAACACTGAAGTTTTTATAGAGGGTATTGTAAAGGTCATTAATGGGAGATACAAAGGGCAGTGA